A window from Salvia miltiorrhiza cultivar Shanhuang (shh) chromosome 2, IMPLAD_Smil_shh, whole genome shotgun sequence encodes these proteins:
- the LOC131009745 gene encoding uncharacterized protein LOC131009745 produces MSGEWREVRRRGVGPSHPERYPVRQKYYPNHRYTPKTQSVGCRSSLGSVGEGFTVFFNNFPEGTWLETLERRFRNLGKVIDIFRPRKRDIKGKSFGFVRFDKDSDRESILKEMNNIWLGSYKLRAYIPRFERPPLKHSGGFTQSGGFETNIKEKKEAGGIRKIAFKVPLNKRTEGKTFAAALGGKSNNSSEPPADESVGFQPKEEELAWLKSSFTGYVKADFVWDEFEVEINSECAGLLKISTLGGNLVLIQSINQTLVKDILTELDEWSKFWFEWIRPWSYVDVCSQRTVWTKWFGVPLQAWNSRFFETVGARMGMVLKMHEKTSAKDRLDVAWIQMSTGLETLNRVFDCRIAGAHFKIRIEEAGDMQAEESPHDLEDLSELETENVHEEEAVDAFDSPVNAMIIDEQLALEKSASGSKTVQQPEVSLASTKGAASEVFSEKVSSKEVHSQSLGSHVPESVPSNPYNPSAPIENLNGIGEFLNVQGPKDQSLIFPNSPLPVGPLLGRVELGFGNQSAVKPIKPRQSNWDTSKQILKKKKGGEASLRLGIHRFLHPRNKKIIHKSQSCKGEQVLGTEETMSADRSREVWKGPRSK; encoded by the exons ATGTCTGGAGAGTGGAGAGAGGTGAGGAGGAGAGGGGTAGGTCCTTCCCATCCCGAGCGTTATCCGGTGAGGCAGAAATATTACCCTAACCATAGGTACACCCCCAAAACCCAGTCAGTTGGTTGTCGGAGTTCGCTGGGTTCGGTCGGTGAAGGTTTCACCGTCTTTTTCAATAACTTTCCGGAGGGGACTTGGCTGGAAACCCTGGAAAGAAGATTCAGAAATCTTGGGAAGGTAATCGACATTTTTCGTCCAAGAAAAAGAGACATCAAAGGGAAATCGTTTGGTTTTGTTCGATTTGATAAGGATTCAGATAGAGAGAGTATTTTGAAAGAAATGAACAATATTTGGCTCGGAAGTTACAAGCTCAGAGCTTACATCCCTAGATTTGAAAGACCACCCCTGAAGCATTCTGGTGGCTTCACCCAAAGCGGCGGTTTTGAAACCAACATTAAGGAGAAGAAGGAGGCAGGTGGGATTAGAAAAATTGCCTTCAAAGTTCCGTTGAACAAAAGAACAGAAGGAAAGACTTTCGCTGCAGCCTTAGGAGGGAAATCTAACAACTCATCTGAACCCCCGGCAGATGAGTCAGTTGGTTTCCAACCCAAGGAGGAGGAGCTTGCTTGGTTAAAATCATCTTTCACTGGGTATGTTAAAGCTGATTTTGTCTGGGATGAGTTTGAAGTTGAAATCAACAGTGAGTGCGCAGGGCTCCTAAAGATATCAACCTTAGGCGGGAACCTTGTTCTTATTCAAAGCATTAATCAAACGTTGGTTAAGGATATTTTGACTGAACTTGACGAGTGGTCCAAATTTTGGTTCGAATGGATTAGGCCGTGGTCGTACGTGGATGTTTGTTCGCAAAGAACGGTCTGGACGAAGTGGTTCGGGGTTCCCTTACAAGCTTGGAACTCAAGATTCTTTGAAACAGTTGGAGCTCGGATGGGTATGGTCCTTAAAATGCACGAAAAAACTTCAGCCAAAGATCGCCTCGATGTTGCATGGATCCAAATGTCTACAGGGTTGGAGACTTTGAATCGAGTTTTCGACTGCAGAATTGCAGGTGCGCACTTTAAAATCAGAATTGAGGAGGCAGGTGACATGCAGGCTGAAGAATCTCCTCATGACCTTGAGGACCTTTCGGAATTAGAAACAGAAAATGTTCACGAGGAAGAAGCGGTTGACGCATTTGATTCTCCGGTGAACGCCATGATCATCGACGAACAGTTGGCTCTCGAAAAAAGTGCATCGGGTTCCAAAACAGTTCAACAGCCGGAAGTCTCTTTGGCTTCGACAAAAGGCGCCGCCTCTGAAGTATTTTCCGAAAAAGTTTCCTCGAAGGAAGTACACTCTCAATCATTAGGTTCGCATGTCCCAGAATCTGTCCCTTCGAATCCTTACAATCCCTCGGCCCCAATTGAGAACCTTAATGGGATAGGAGAGTTTTTGAACGTTCAAGGCCCAAAGGATCAGAGCCTTATTTTTCCTAATTCACCACTTCCTGTTGGGCCTCTGTTGGGCCGCGTTGAGCTGGGCTTCGGTAATCAATCCGCAGTTAAACCCATTAAGCCGAGACAGAGCAACTGGGATACAAGCAAACAAAttctgaaaaagaagaaaggggGAGAAGCTTCCTTGAGACTGGGAATCCATCGTTTTCTTCACCCCAGAAACAAGAAAATTATCCACAAATCGCAATCCTGTAAAGGGGAACAAGTTTTGGGGACGGAGGAAACAATGTCAGCAGATAGATCTAGGGAG GTGTGGAAAGGACCGAGGAGCAAATGA